The following coding sequences lie in one Paracidovorax avenae genomic window:
- a CDS encoding TRAP transporter large permease — MAITLFVSAVLLMALGFPVAFALAMSAAIAVFAGGRYPQLIVFKEMFTGIDSFPLMAVPFFILAAEIMSGGALTVVLLRFAAQFVGHLRGGLGHANILSLTLFSGISGSALADAAGPGSMMVKMMDKAGYSRAYAAALTASTAIVGPIIPPSIIMIIYALQDEQVSVGALFIAGFAPGILIAVAMAIVNWRVCVQRDYRSREPRPSGREMLANSIRAIPALMLVVLILVGIRFGIFTPTEASVVAVFYALVCGKWIYRTLEWKALPHIAARSALLTASVLLVVAASAAFAWVLTVEGVPQQLAETIVGWNLSPVTFLIAVNILLLLFGIFMEPLPGVMILVPILAPISAALGIDPIHFAMVVIVNLTLGMITPPVGGLLFVTSVATKVPLAALTRELPPFLVAHLIVLALLTFVPAISTWLPHALGF; from the coding sequence ATGGCCATCACCCTTTTCGTTTCCGCCGTCCTGCTGATGGCGCTGGGCTTTCCGGTCGCTTTCGCGCTCGCCATGTCGGCCGCCATCGCGGTCTTCGCGGGCGGGCGCTATCCGCAGCTGATCGTGTTCAAGGAGATGTTCACGGGCATCGACAGCTTCCCGCTGATGGCCGTGCCCTTCTTCATCCTCGCGGCCGAGATCATGTCCGGCGGCGCGCTCACCGTGGTGCTGCTGCGCTTCGCCGCGCAGTTCGTCGGACACCTGCGCGGCGGCCTCGGCCACGCCAACATCCTCTCGCTCACGCTGTTCTCGGGCATCTCGGGTTCGGCCCTGGCCGATGCGGCGGGCCCCGGCTCGATGATGGTCAAGATGATGGACAAGGCGGGCTACTCGCGCGCCTATGCCGCCGCGCTCACCGCCAGCACGGCCATCGTGGGCCCCATCATCCCGCCCTCGATCATCATGATCATCTACGCGCTGCAGGACGAGCAGGTCTCGGTCGGCGCACTCTTCATCGCCGGCTTCGCGCCGGGCATCCTCATCGCCGTGGCCATGGCCATCGTCAACTGGCGCGTGTGCGTGCAGCGCGACTACCGCTCGCGCGAGCCGCGCCCGAGCGGCCGGGAGATGCTCGCCAACAGCATCCGCGCCATCCCCGCGCTGATGCTGGTGGTGCTGATCCTGGTGGGCATCCGCTTCGGCATCTTCACGCCCACCGAGGCCTCGGTGGTGGCCGTGTTCTACGCACTCGTGTGCGGCAAGTGGATCTACCGCACGCTGGAGTGGAAGGCCCTGCCGCACATCGCCGCGCGCTCGGCGCTGCTCACCGCCTCGGTGCTGCTGGTGGTGGCGGCCTCGGCCGCCTTCGCCTGGGTGCTGACGGTGGAGGGCGTGCCCCAGCAACTGGCCGAGACGATCGTGGGCTGGAACCTCTCGCCCGTCACCTTCCTCATCGCGGTCAACATCCTGCTGCTGCTCTTCGGCATCTTCATGGAGCCGCTGCCGGGCGTGATGATCCTCGTGCCCATCCTCGCGCCCATCTCGGCGGCGCTGGGCATCGACCCGATCCACTTCGCGATGGTGGTGATCGTCAACCTCACGCTGGGCATGATCACGCCGCCGGTGGGCGGGCTGCTGTTCGTCACTTCGGTGGCCACCAAGGTGCCGCTGGCGGCGCTCACGCGCGAGCTGCCGCCGTTCCTCGTGGCCCACCTGATCGTGCTGGCCCTGCTCACCTTCGTGCCGGCCATCTCCACCTGGCTGCCGCACGCGCTGGGATTCTGA
- a CDS encoding TRAP transporter small permease, giving the protein MLPRFERTLVAGNRWLLILLLLAMACIVFANVVLRYTTGDSIVWAEEVARHLMIWCTFLGAGLVLRFGGHVAIDNLHHVLGERGARALRGCIVVALGAFFLVMAWFSVQYVWATRFQTTPATDIPFAWIYAAMPAGFVLLFVHLLFMARGYIRDGRYVESDEMDAESAASL; this is encoded by the coding sequence ATGCTCCCTCGCTTCGAGCGCACCCTGGTCGCCGGCAACCGCTGGCTGCTCATCCTCCTGCTGCTGGCCATGGCCTGCATCGTCTTCGCCAACGTGGTGCTGCGCTACACCACGGGCGACTCCATCGTCTGGGCCGAGGAAGTGGCGCGCCACCTGATGATCTGGTGCACCTTCCTGGGCGCCGGACTGGTGCTGCGCTTCGGCGGCCACGTGGCCATCGACAACCTGCACCACGTGCTGGGCGAGCGCGGTGCGCGGGCGCTGCGCGGCTGCATCGTGGTGGCGCTGGGCGCGTTCTTCCTGGTCATGGCCTGGTTCTCGGTGCAGTACGTCTGGGCCACGCGCTTCCAGACCACGCCGGCCACCGACATCCCCTTCGCCTGGATCTACGCGGCCATGCCGGCGGGCTTCGTGCTGCTCTTCGTGCACCTGCTCTTCATGGCGCGCGGCTACATCCGGGACGGCCGCTATGTCGAATCCGACGAGATGGACGCCGAATCGGCGGCCTCCCTGTGA
- a CDS encoding TRAP transporter substrate-binding protein — MRHAADSAFAVSSSSVPLPARRVLRRRGLAAALAAIACLAAGTAHAQQAKEVKLGYALAVNSHYGAAAQAWSETVEKAANGAIKFKQFPSSALGGERELIEGLQLGTVEAVIVSTGALSNFVPDVGVVDIPFLFRDTAHARAVLDGAFGQELLGKFQKRGLIALAWGEQGFRHLTNNKHPVKTPADLKGLKIRVTENPVHITAFRTLGASPTPMSWPEVIGALQQGTIDGQENPMSVIVSAKLPQVQKYLSLTGHVYAPMALIVSPNFWAGLNDAQKAAFTQGARAGALASRKFVDDVEQKGLAEVKAAGMQVVESVDKSAFQKALEPAYKQYATKFGQKTLDQIASVK; from the coding sequence ATGCGCCACGCCGCCGATTCCGCCTTCGCCGTTTCCTCGTCCTCCGTTCCGCTGCCTGCCCGCCGTGTCCTTCGCCGCCGGGGCCTCGCCGCCGCGCTGGCCGCCATCGCCTGCCTGGCTGCAGGCACCGCCCACGCCCAGCAGGCCAAGGAGGTCAAGCTCGGCTATGCGCTGGCCGTCAATTCGCATTACGGCGCCGCGGCCCAGGCGTGGTCCGAAACCGTCGAGAAGGCCGCCAACGGCGCCATCAAGTTCAAGCAGTTCCCCTCCAGCGCCCTGGGCGGCGAGCGCGAGCTGATCGAGGGCCTGCAACTGGGCACGGTGGAGGCCGTCATCGTCTCCACCGGGGCGCTGAGCAACTTCGTGCCCGACGTGGGCGTGGTGGACATCCCCTTCCTGTTCCGCGACACGGCCCACGCCCGCGCCGTGCTCGACGGCGCCTTCGGCCAGGAACTGCTGGGCAAATTCCAGAAGCGTGGCCTCATCGCGCTGGCCTGGGGCGAGCAGGGCTTTCGCCACCTGACCAACAACAAGCATCCGGTCAAGACGCCCGCCGACCTCAAGGGCCTGAAGATCCGCGTGACCGAGAACCCCGTCCACATCACCGCCTTCCGCACGCTGGGCGCCTCGCCCACGCCCATGTCCTGGCCCGAGGTGATCGGCGCGCTGCAGCAGGGCACCATCGACGGGCAGGAGAACCCCATGTCGGTGATCGTCTCGGCCAAGCTGCCGCAGGTGCAGAAATACCTCTCGCTCACGGGCCACGTCTATGCGCCCATGGCGCTCATCGTCTCGCCCAACTTCTGGGCGGGCCTGAACGATGCGCAGAAGGCCGCCTTCACGCAGGGCGCCAGGGCCGGCGCGCTGGCCTCGCGCAAGTTCGTCGACGACGTGGAGCAGAAGGGCCTGGCCGAGGTCAAGGCCGCCGGCATGCAGGTGGTGGAGTCGGTGGACAAGAGCGCCTTCCAGAAGGCGCTGGAGCCCGCCTACAAGCAGTACGCCACCAAGTTCGGCCAGAAGACGCTGGACCAGATCGCCAGCGTGAAGTAA
- a CDS encoding TonB-dependent receptor yields the protein MRHAFRAAPALCACLLPGVANAADDAARDPTLGTVTVQAAESAAPASGLAMGSPAAPLDTPASVTSVPAGLIRAQGATTLQEALRNVPGAQADSGFNGSRSQFFVLRGAIADSGTGTSRVMRDGVRLSNYPFTPAFVERVDVLRGPGAAIGVRSEPGGTVDIVTKQPELGDLGSAGLGAGSHGALDTHLDINRVLSAEQELAARVIAVHSSASEWRHVPDRLDGVKAGIAKSDADRYHLRLGVEYTDQTYRPDFGLPGIGGRPAAVPSDLQLSEPWGDSTARNTIVDLHGDVALSATARLFLDYTRLRAHSTSVRQSLGPAVAGAPPGTFSRRLAYEPGTERSIDALATGITSVQEWAGMRHHLFAGVDRYTETLDQRSAGLASPAVNIYAPVRGPAIPPASFSLTTTTQDLRSTVLSLQDRMEWGGWSAVAGLRFTRQDFLYGAAGTAGIRESDTSPRLALLRKLSATDSVYVAYSTGIAPNQASSASGQSLPSRASRQYEAGWKSLWNGGRLQSDIAVYRLQQTHLLADDPSTPNIYDKTIAGTGRSRGIEASLSGDLARRIGVTFAYACTDARYGQNADYPGRRIPNVARHALSLWGQFRWSAEHATGVGIQAQGSRQADIANTTTLPGYARVDLSHTWKRQMGGGLLELQVALRNVFDKAYFVSSHLHVSNYLTPGPQRNLYASAGYSF from the coding sequence ATGCGCCATGCATTCCGCGCTGCACCCGCCCTCTGTGCCTGCCTGCTTCCCGGCGTCGCCAACGCTGCGGACGACGCAGCACGGGACCCCACGCTCGGCACCGTCACCGTCCAGGCCGCGGAATCCGCAGCGCCGGCTTCCGGACTGGCCATGGGCAGCCCCGCCGCGCCGCTGGACACGCCCGCATCCGTGACCTCCGTGCCTGCCGGGCTCATCCGGGCGCAGGGGGCCACCACCCTGCAGGAGGCGCTGCGCAACGTGCCCGGCGCGCAGGCCGACTCGGGCTTCAATGGCAGCCGCAGCCAGTTCTTCGTGCTCCGGGGTGCCATCGCGGACAGCGGCACCGGTACCTCCCGCGTGATGCGCGACGGCGTACGGCTGTCCAACTATCCCTTCACGCCCGCCTTCGTGGAGCGGGTCGATGTCCTGCGGGGCCCGGGCGCCGCCATCGGCGTGCGCAGCGAGCCGGGGGGCACCGTCGATATCGTGACGAAGCAGCCCGAGCTGGGCGACTTGGGCTCGGCCGGTCTGGGCGCCGGATCCCATGGCGCGCTCGACACCCACCTGGACATCAACCGCGTGCTGTCCGCCGAGCAGGAACTGGCCGCCCGCGTCATCGCCGTGCACTCGTCCGCGAGCGAGTGGCGCCATGTTCCGGACCGGCTGGACGGGGTCAAGGCGGGCATCGCCAAGAGCGACGCCGACCGCTACCACCTCCGCCTCGGCGTGGAGTACACCGACCAGACCTACCGCCCCGACTTCGGACTGCCGGGCATCGGCGGCCGTCCTGCGGCGGTCCCGTCCGACCTCCAGCTCAGCGAGCCCTGGGGCGACTCGACGGCCCGCAACACCATCGTGGACCTGCATGGGGATGTAGCCCTTTCAGCAACGGCACGGCTGTTTCTCGACTACACCCGTCTCCGGGCGCACAGCACGTCGGTGCGGCAATCCCTGGGGCCCGCCGTCGCGGGCGCGCCACCCGGAACCTTCAGCCGGCGGCTCGCCTACGAGCCGGGCACGGAGCGCAGCATCGACGCACTCGCCACCGGCATCACCAGCGTGCAGGAATGGGCAGGCATGCGGCACCACCTCTTCGCCGGGGTGGACCGCTATACCGAAACCCTGGACCAGCGCAGCGCCGGCCTGGCCAGCCCGGCCGTCAATATCTATGCGCCGGTCCGCGGCCCGGCGATCCCGCCGGCGTCCTTCAGCCTCACGACCACCACGCAGGACCTTCGCAGCACGGTGCTGTCGCTGCAGGACCGGATGGAGTGGGGGGGCTGGAGCGCCGTCGCGGGCCTGCGGTTCACCCGGCAGGATTTTCTCTATGGTGCCGCCGGCACGGCAGGCATCCGGGAATCCGATACCTCGCCCCGCCTCGCCCTGCTGCGCAAGCTCTCGGCCACGGACTCCGTCTATGTCGCGTACAGCACCGGCATCGCGCCGAACCAGGCATCCTCGGCCTCCGGCCAGTCGCTGCCGTCGCGCGCCTCCAGGCAGTACGAGGCGGGCTGGAAGTCCCTGTGGAACGGCGGGCGCCTGCAGTCCGACATCGCCGTGTACCGGCTGCAGCAGACCCACCTGCTGGCCGACGATCCTTCCACGCCGAACATCTATGACAAGACCATCGCCGGAACGGGGCGCTCCCGGGGCATCGAAGCGAGCCTGAGCGGCGACCTGGCGCGCCGCATCGGCGTGACGTTCGCCTACGCCTGCACCGATGCCAGGTACGGGCAGAACGCGGACTACCCGGGCCGCCGCATCCCGAACGTGGCCCGGCATGCCCTCAGCCTGTGGGGGCAGTTCCGCTGGAGCGCAGAGCATGCCACCGGCGTCGGCATCCAGGCGCAGGGCAGCCGCCAGGCCGACATCGCCAACACCACCACACTGCCGGGGTATGCCCGCGTGGACCTGTCGCACACCTGGAAGCGCCAAATGGGCGGGGGCCTGCTCGAACTGCAGGTCGCACTGCGCAATGTGTTCGACAAGGCCTATTTCGTCTCCAGCCACCTGCACGTCAGCAACTACCTCACGCCGGGCCCGCAGCGCAACCTCTACGCGTCCGCGGGCTACAGCTTCTGA
- a CDS encoding DUF2946 family protein: protein MHVLRTSPRLVRLVMAWFVLALGVAIASPMLRPVSSEMVCSTGGAMKWVERGDDGAGEAVHGTLDCPACLGISLPPLPARSAGIVPQALAHALLPAVRAHIAGIAGAPLPPRGPPVLS, encoded by the coding sequence ATGCACGTCCTGCGCACATCGCCACGGCTGGTCCGCCTCGTCATGGCGTGGTTCGTCCTGGCGCTGGGCGTCGCCATCGCTTCCCCGATGCTCCGGCCCGTGTCGTCGGAGATGGTTTGCAGCACCGGCGGCGCCATGAAGTGGGTGGAGCGCGGCGACGACGGTGCCGGGGAGGCCGTGCACGGTACGCTGGATTGCCCGGCGTGCCTCGGCATCTCCCTGCCTCCGCTCCCCGCGCGCAGTGCGGGCATCGTGCCCCAGGCGCTCGCGCATGCCCTGCTGCCCGCCGTCCGGGCGCACATCGCGGGCATCGCCGGTGCGCCGCTGCCGCCACGCGGCCCTCCCGTGCTTTCCTGA
- a CDS encoding HNH endonuclease, protein MKVLKLSAQGLPQSWISLEQAVTHYAAGEVRWESGGPIAVFRGGHNALTGEQSVIEVNSIIGTKGVPGINPFGLKPSLTNSKLFARDRNICAYCGGHFHEEDLTREHIVPFARNGVDHWMNVVTACRACNHRKGPRTPEQAHMPLLYAPYVPSLWEDFILRNRRILADQMEFLMAHVPKSSRLLS, encoded by the coding sequence GTGAAGGTCTTGAAGCTGTCGGCCCAGGGGCTGCCGCAATCGTGGATTTCGCTGGAGCAGGCGGTCACGCACTATGCCGCGGGCGAGGTGCGCTGGGAATCCGGTGGCCCTATCGCGGTGTTCCGTGGCGGGCACAACGCGCTGACGGGCGAGCAGTCCGTGATCGAGGTCAACAGCATCATCGGCACCAAGGGCGTTCCCGGCATCAACCCCTTCGGCCTCAAGCCCTCCCTCACCAACAGCAAGCTCTTCGCGCGCGACCGCAACATCTGCGCCTACTGCGGCGGCCACTTCCACGAGGAAGACCTCACGCGCGAGCACATCGTGCCCTTCGCGCGCAACGGCGTCGACCACTGGATGAACGTGGTCACGGCCTGCCGCGCCTGCAACCACCGCAAGGGCCCGCGCACGCCCGAGCAGGCCCACATGCCGCTGCTTTACGCCCCCTACGTGCCCAGCCTGTGGGAGGACTTCATCCTGCGCAACCGGCGCATCCTCGCCGACCAGATGGAGTTCCTCATGGCGCACGTGCCCAAGTCGTCGCGGCTGCTGAGCTGA
- a CDS encoding bifunctional riboflavin kinase/FAD synthetase: MKIFRGLHHPGIAPACAVTIGNFDGVHRGHQAMLALLASEAAHRGVDSCVLTFEPHPRDYFASALRRPELAPARIGTLRDKLEELERCGVQQAVVLPFNERLARQPPQAFIDDVLVRGLGARYVLVGDDFRFGAQRAGDYAMLDAAGRERGFDVARMNSYEVHGLRVSSSAVRDALARGDMEAAATLLGRPYAISGHVVHGRKLGRALGASAEGAGDGFRTLNLRFAHWKPAAGGIFAVLVHGLSGTPLPGVANLGVRPSLDPADVNGGRVLLETHCLQWPAHLGAEGAYGKIVRVELLHKLHDELKYDSLDALTAGIARDCEDARAYFASTPAASYTETRRQTTRDRI, translated from the coding sequence ATGAAGATCTTCCGCGGCCTCCACCACCCCGGCATCGCTCCTGCCTGCGCGGTCACCATCGGGAATTTCGACGGTGTCCACCGCGGGCACCAGGCCATGCTCGCGCTGCTCGCCAGCGAAGCGGCGCACCGCGGCGTGGACAGCTGCGTGCTGACCTTCGAGCCGCATCCCCGCGACTATTTCGCCAGCGCCCTGCGGCGGCCCGAACTGGCGCCCGCGCGCATCGGCACGCTGCGCGACAAGCTGGAGGAACTGGAGCGCTGCGGCGTGCAGCAGGCGGTGGTGCTGCCGTTCAACGAGCGGCTGGCGCGCCAGCCGCCCCAGGCCTTCATCGACGATGTGCTGGTGCGCGGGCTGGGCGCGCGCTACGTGCTGGTGGGCGATGACTTCCGGTTCGGCGCGCAGCGCGCGGGCGACTACGCGATGCTGGACGCCGCCGGGCGCGAGCGCGGTTTCGACGTGGCGCGCATGAACAGTTATGAAGTGCATGGCTTGCGCGTTTCCAGCTCGGCCGTGCGCGATGCGCTGGCGCGCGGCGACATGGAGGCCGCAGCCACGCTGCTGGGCCGGCCCTACGCGATCAGCGGCCATGTGGTGCACGGGCGCAAGCTCGGCCGAGCGCTGGGCGCGAGCGCCGAGGGCGCCGGGGATGGCTTCCGCACCCTGAACCTGCGCTTCGCGCACTGGAAGCCCGCGGCCGGGGGCATCTTCGCCGTCCTGGTGCACGGCCTCTCCGGCACGCCCCTGCCCGGCGTCGCCAACCTGGGCGTGCGCCCCTCGCTCGACCCCGCGGACGTCAACGGCGGGCGCGTGCTGCTGGAGACGCACTGCCTGCAGTGGCCCGCCCACCTGGGGGCCGAAGGGGCCTACGGTAAAATCGTGCGCGTGGAACTCCTGCACAAACTGCACGACGAGCTGAAGTACGACAGCCTCGACGCCCTCACCGCCGGCATCGCCCGGGACTGCGAGGACGCGCGGGCGTATTTCGCGTCCACCCCGGCCGCCAGCTACACGGAAACCCGTCGCCAGACCACGCGCGACCGAATTTGA
- the ileS gene encoding isoleucine--tRNA ligase — protein MSDTTPSASESTPGTDYRATLNLPDTPFPMRGDLPRREPGWVKEWDEKGIYKRLRDARRGAPKFILHDGPPYANGQIHMGHAVNKILKDMITKARQLEGFDALYVPGWDCHGLPIENAIEKKHGRNLPRDEMQAKGRAYATEQIAQQMADFQRLGVLGEWEHPYKTMNFANEAGEIRAFKRVMERGFVYRGLKPVYWCFDCGSSLAEFEIEYQDKKSTTLDVAFKAHDPAALAAAFGLPALPKDAFVVIWTTTAWTIPANQALNLNPEIRYALVDTGERILLVAEPLVASCLERYGLTGSVIATTLGKQLGGLEFEHPLYDVASDDGSHGYRRLSPVYLADYATADDGTGIVHSSPAYGLEDFNSCVAHGLALDDILNPVQGNGAYAADFPLFGGQHIWKAVPAVIEALRNAGRLMATRDIVHSYPHCWRHKTPVIYRAAAQWFVRMDEGEGVFTKPGEKPAKTLRQIALEAIEHTSFYPQNGKARLHDMIAGRPDWCISRQRSWGVPIPFFLHKDSGELHPRTMEIMDQAAAIVEAGGIEAWSRVTVEEILGAEDAPHYTKSTDILEVWFDSGSTFFHVLRGTHPEVHHDSGPEADLYLEGHDQHRGWFHSSLLLASALYGRAPYKGLLTHGFTVDSQGRKMSKSLGNGIDPQEINKKLGAEIIRLWVAASDYSGDIAGDDKILARVVDAYRRIRNTLRFLLANVSDFDPATDAVPFPQMLEIDRYALTRAAEFQAEVLAHYQVYEFHPVVAKLQLYCSEDLGGFYLDVLKDRLYTTAPKSLARRSAQTALHQITHAMLRWMAPFLSFTAEEAWKTFGHSESIFLETYQPIAGADEGLAAKWTRIRAIRDAVNKEIEAVRAAGQVGSSLQANVTLVAPPEDHALLASLGEDLKFVFITSAVELVAGDALAIRVAASQDAKCERCWHYRADVGRDPAHPTICGRCVSNLYGGGETREHA, from the coding sequence ATGTCCGACACCACGCCTTCCGCCTCCGAATCCACGCCCGGAACCGACTACCGCGCGACGCTGAACCTGCCCGACACGCCCTTCCCCATGCGCGGCGACCTGCCCCGGCGCGAGCCGGGCTGGGTGAAGGAATGGGACGAGAAAGGCATCTACAAGCGCCTGCGCGATGCGCGGCGCGGGGCTCCGAAGTTCATCCTGCACGACGGCCCGCCCTACGCCAACGGCCAGATCCACATGGGCCATGCGGTGAACAAGATCCTCAAGGACATGATCACCAAGGCGCGCCAGCTCGAAGGCTTCGACGCGCTCTACGTGCCTGGCTGGGACTGCCACGGCCTGCCGATCGAGAACGCCATCGAGAAGAAGCACGGCCGCAACCTGCCGCGCGACGAGATGCAGGCCAAGGGCCGCGCCTACGCCACCGAGCAGATCGCGCAGCAGATGGCCGACTTCCAGCGCCTGGGCGTGCTGGGCGAATGGGAGCACCCCTACAAGACGATGAACTTCGCCAACGAGGCCGGCGAAATCCGCGCGTTCAAGCGCGTGATGGAGCGCGGCTTCGTCTATCGGGGTCTCAAGCCCGTCTATTGGTGCTTCGACTGCGGCTCGTCGCTGGCGGAGTTCGAGATCGAGTACCAGGACAAGAAGAGCACCACCCTGGACGTGGCCTTCAAGGCGCATGACCCGGCCGCGCTGGCCGCCGCCTTCGGCCTGCCGGCCCTGCCCAAGGACGCCTTCGTCGTCATCTGGACCACCACGGCCTGGACCATCCCCGCCAACCAGGCGCTGAACCTGAACCCCGAGATCCGCTACGCGCTGGTGGACACGGGCGAGCGCATCCTGCTCGTGGCCGAGCCGCTGGTGGCATCCTGCCTGGAACGCTACGGCCTCACGGGGAGCGTGATCGCCACCACCCTCGGCAAGCAGCTGGGCGGGCTGGAGTTCGAGCACCCGCTCTACGACGTGGCGAGCGATGACGGCAGTCACGGCTACCGGCGCCTCTCGCCGGTGTACCTGGCCGACTACGCCACGGCCGACGACGGCACGGGTATCGTGCATTCTTCGCCCGCCTACGGCCTGGAGGATTTCAACTCCTGCGTGGCCCATGGCCTGGCGCTGGACGACATCCTCAACCCCGTGCAGGGCAACGGCGCCTACGCGGCGGACTTCCCGCTGTTCGGCGGCCAGCACATCTGGAAGGCCGTGCCGGCCGTCATCGAGGCATTGAGGAACGCCGGCCGCCTGATGGCCACCAGGGACATCGTCCACAGCTATCCGCACTGCTGGCGCCACAAGACGCCGGTGATCTACCGCGCCGCGGCGCAATGGTTCGTCCGCATGGACGAGGGCGAAGGCGTGTTCACCAAGCCCGGAGAGAAGCCCGCGAAGACGCTGCGCCAGATCGCGCTCGAGGCCATCGAGCACACCAGCTTCTATCCCCAGAACGGCAAGGCGCGCCTGCACGACATGATCGCCGGGCGGCCGGACTGGTGCATCTCGCGCCAGCGCAGCTGGGGCGTGCCCATCCCGTTCTTCCTGCACAAGGATTCGGGCGAACTGCATCCGCGCACCATGGAGATCATGGACCAGGCCGCCGCCATCGTCGAGGCGGGCGGCATCGAGGCCTGGAGCCGCGTGACGGTGGAGGAGATCCTGGGCGCGGAGGATGCGCCGCACTACACCAAGAGCACGGACATCCTGGAGGTGTGGTTCGACTCCGGCTCCACCTTCTTCCACGTGCTGCGCGGCACCCATCCGGAAGTGCACCACGACAGCGGCCCCGAGGCCGACCTGTACCTGGAGGGCCACGACCAGCACCGCGGCTGGTTCCATTCCTCCCTGCTGCTGGCCAGTGCGCTCTATGGCCGCGCGCCGTACAAGGGCCTGCTCACGCACGGCTTCACGGTGGACAGCCAGGGCCGCAAGATGAGCAAGTCGCTGGGCAACGGCATCGACCCGCAGGAGATCAACAAGAAGCTGGGTGCGGAAATCATCCGCCTGTGGGTGGCGGCGAGCGACTATTCGGGCGACATCGCGGGCGACGACAAGATCCTCGCGCGCGTGGTGGACGCCTACCGGCGCATCCGCAACACGCTGCGCTTCCTGCTGGCCAACGTGAGCGATTTCGACCCCGCCACGGACGCCGTGCCGTTCCCGCAGATGCTGGAGATCGACCGCTATGCGCTCACGCGCGCCGCGGAGTTCCAGGCCGAGGTGCTGGCGCACTACCAGGTGTACGAGTTCCACCCGGTGGTGGCCAAGCTGCAGCTCTACTGCTCCGAGGACCTGGGCGGCTTCTACCTCGACGTGCTGAAGGACCGGCTCTACACCACCGCGCCCAAGAGCCTGGCGCGCCGCAGCGCCCAGACCGCGCTCCACCAGATCACGCATGCCATGCTGCGCTGGATGGCGCCGTTCCTGTCCTTCACCGCCGAGGAGGCGTGGAAGACGTTCGGCCATTCCGAGTCCATCTTCCTGGAGACCTACCAGCCCATCGCCGGGGCCGATGAAGGCCTGGCCGCCAAGTGGACGCGCATCCGCGCCATCCGCGACGCGGTGAACAAGGAGATCGAGGCGGTGCGCGCCGCGGGCCAGGTGGGCTCGTCGCTGCAGGCCAACGTGACCCTGGTGGCGCCGCCGGAAGACCATGCGCTGCTGGCCAGCCTGGGCGAGGACCTGAAGTTCGTGTTCATCACCTCCGCCGTGGAGCTGGTGGCGGGCGATGCGCTCGCCATCCGCGTGGCGGCCAGCCAGGACGCCAAGTGCGAGCGCTGCTGGCACTACCGCGCCGACGTGGGCCGGGACCCGGCCCACCCGACCATCTGCGGCCGGTGCGTGAGCAACCTGTACGGCGGCGGCGAGACGCGGGAGCACGCATAA
- the lspA gene encoding signal peptidase II: protein MARGNASSSGSGKGSLWPWLAWAVLLLVADQFTKTLILGYYRLGDATYVTSFFNIVRAHNTGAAFSFLADAGGWQRWVFTGIGVAAALFIVWQLRAHPGQKLFCFALSSILGGAIGNVVDRMMHGYVVDFLDFHARGWHFPAFNLADSAITVGAACLIIDELMRVRRGS, encoded by the coding sequence ATGGCCCGCGGCAACGCTTCTTCCTCCGGATCCGGCAAGGGCTCGCTGTGGCCCTGGCTGGCCTGGGCCGTGCTGCTGCTGGTGGCCGACCAGTTCACCAAGACGCTGATCCTGGGCTATTACCGCCTGGGCGACGCCACCTACGTCACCAGCTTCTTCAACATCGTGCGGGCGCACAACACCGGCGCGGCGTTCTCGTTCCTGGCGGATGCGGGCGGCTGGCAGCGCTGGGTGTTCACCGGCATCGGCGTGGCGGCGGCGCTCTTCATCGTCTGGCAGCTGCGCGCCCATCCGGGGCAGAAGCTGTTCTGCTTCGCGCTCTCCAGCATCCTGGGCGGTGCCATCGGCAACGTGGTGGACCGCATGATGCACGGCTACGTGGTGGACTTCCTGGATTTCCACGCGCGCGGCTGGCACTTCCCGGCCTTCAACCTGGCCGACTCCGCGATCACGGTGGGCGCAGCCTGCCTGATCATCGACGAGCTGATGCGGGTGCGGCGCGGGTCCTGA